AGTTCTAGTTGCAAAAGCTCACAATCCCAAGCTGATTACGAGTCATGGTTATCTGATCAAGCTTCCACCTCTGATGCAGTCTCAGATTATTGTTCACGTGATGGCCCGGTAACTTCTTTATTTCTTTGACTGGATACCTGGTGCTGAGGGACATTCATCTGGGCATATTTGACTGCTAAACCATTTCATTTGGCCTGTGAATTcggatgtttttttttaattattattttgggGGTAGGGCATGTGATAGATCTTCTGTTTGAAATCATTTTTACTACTGTATTGTTGGTGCATTTCACACAAGTTTCTATAGTAATTACTGATCATAAGCCTTTGAAAACTTGAAATAACTTTGAGATTTATTCAACCTAGGCTATGGTAAAACTCATTCGCATTCTGCACTTGTAAGAAGAAATTGTATTTTTCGAATCCAAAGCctatgataaaaaataaatgattggTATTATCTTATGAAAATTACAAGCTATCTTTTGGACACATTTGTTGCAATTGATTGCTTCATTGTATTTAGTTATCTTTTTGGAAGTATAATCGAGTCCTATGCATATAACCATTGAAGTAAATCTTCTCTTCTTTTTAATCATAAATGCAGGCAAATCTTAAGTTTGAGCTAGAAAAGCTGAGAGTTGAATTAAGGCACATAAGAGGGATGTATGCTGTGGCTCAAAGTGAGGCAGTTGATGCATCTCGAAAGGTGAGTTTTGGCACCTGTGTTTGAGTGAAGTTTCAgttgtaatttcttcttctttgattcTTATACTCATTTTTTCATGTAATTTATAAAGCATTGTTTCAGTTATTTCAGTTATGTTAATGTTATTCGGTCCCCTGGTTTTTCTCAGTTAACTGGCCTGAATAAGCGTCATAACGAGGAAGCAACAAAGCTCAAGGAAATAATGTACAAGGAGGATTTAGTTAACAAATTAGCAagcgaagaaaaggaaaggaggGAAGCTGCAATAAAGGAGGCAGGGTACATAAGGGAACGTGCTGAAAGAGAAGCTTCACATAGGCAAGAAGCTGAGTTTAAAGCCACGCGTGAtgccaaagaaaaagaaaagttgGAGAGTGCTCTTGAAGGTTCAGTAGAGCAGTACCAGAAGTTCACCTGGGAAGAGATCGTGTCTGCCACATCGTCATTctcagaaaaatttaaaatcggAATGGGAGCATATGGAACTGTGTACAAGTGTGATTTGCATCATACaactgcagcagtgaaagtgcttcaCTCAAAAGAAAATTCTAATTCCAAGCAATTCCAAAAAGAGCTTGAGATCTTGAGTAAAGTTCGTCATCCGCACTTGCTGATCCTTCTCGGTGCTTGTCCCGATAATTGTTGCCTAATCTACGAGTATATGGAGAATGGTAGCTTGGAAGATAGGCTATTCCGGTTGAACAATACCCCACCGATCCCATGGTTTGAAAGAGTCCGAATCGCTTGGGAAGTAGCCTCAGCTCTCGCTTTCCTCCACAACGCAAAGCCAAAGCCAATCGTTCATCGTGATCTGAAACCAGCCAACATCTTGCTTGATCATAACCTCATTAGCAAGATTGGCGACGTTGGCCTTTCAACAATTCTTCAGTCAGATGTTTCATATGCAACCACAATGCAGGCAGACACAGGACCAGTCGGAACACTCTGCTACATAGACCCTGAGTATCAAAGAACCGGATTAATTTCTCCAAAATCTGATGTTTATGCATTCGGGATGGTCATTCTACAACTACTGACTGCAAAACCAGCAATAGCATTAACACATAAAATGGAAACAGCAATCGACGAAGGTCATTTATCCGAGATTCTAGATTCATCAGCGGGAAACTGGCCACATGATGAAACAAAAGAGCTGGCTTTATTAGGACTTAGCTGTGCAGAATTGCGGCGGCGAGATAGACCTGATCTGAAAGAGAAAGTACTTCCTGTGCTTGAGAGATTGAAGGGTGTTGCAGATAAGGCCAGGGATGCAATTTTGAGTTCTCGACTCACACCTCCGTACCATTTTATGTGTCCAATAGTTAAGGTAAGAGATGAAGAAAAAAGCAAAGTTGAAATATTTGCAGAAAGATGATAAATTTGTTTGGTTTATGCAATTACAGGAAGTAATGGTGGAGCCATGTGTTGCAGCAGATGGATATACATATGACCGTGGAGCTATAGAGAAGTGGCTGGAACTAAATGATAAATCACCAATGACTAACTTGCCTCTTCCAAATAAGAATCTGCTACCAAATTATTCGCTTTTGTCTGCTATTATGGAGTGGAAATCCAACAATAGATGACTATGGTTTTCTGGTTTTTGCTCTTTTTTTGTCCCTAAATACAGTTAGGTAGTTATTGGTTCTAGATTTGAGAGTATAATTTATCAAAACATGTAAATAGTTCCAAAAATTCAATCACAGTTCAAAAGTAAGTAGTTTAATGTAGTGTCTTTTTGGTTTTGGTTCTCCTTTTTGTAGCTCGTTTTTAAATAACTCCTAAAACGCTAACAGCCTCACCTTTTGCACACCAATTGCTTTCACTTTCACTTTCACCTATTTTCACCTTACTTGAAATCAGTGGAAATGAACACATCCACTAGCTTACTTCATAAGTTGACTAGTCATCAGTCCAAATCCCATCAGGTCTCATCAATCACAATTagagtttatgatttataaattaaagtgtaaaacatattttatttgttatacatAGAAAATattgatttagttgtaattttataattagttACGATAT
The DNA window shown above is from Euphorbia lathyris chromosome 1, ddEupLath1.1, whole genome shotgun sequence and carries:
- the LOC136226944 gene encoding U-box domain-containing protein 35-like produces the protein MVEAEKAIGLPPHPPLTIGIAIDGKRNSKYLVNWALDKFIPEENVAFKLLHVRPMITAVPTPMGNSIPMAQVRDDIAAAYRKEIEWQTTRMLLPFSNFCTRRKVQVDVITIESDDVANGIKEEVTKSNIKKLVIGVAPRGLFTRKLRGNTMSSRISACIPNFCTVYAVSKGKLLSIRPSDEETNGSINDDSSVSNSSICNSSSHTFSTQTCADFTSVDSFSQFNSTSLPLQRFQALSTINHGLHHTRTNSVETNHSSLQSQDQEVRDFSSTREFAVHTRTNSIQTNHSRCKSLDMDRIYAESSCPSTSEIGHTLSWSSSCKSSQSQADYESWLSDQASTSDAVSDYCSRDGPANLKFELEKLRVELRHIRGMYAVAQSEAVDASRKLTGLNKRHNEEATKLKEIMYKEDLVNKLASEEKERREAAIKEAGYIRERAEREASHRQEAEFKATRDAKEKEKLESALEGSVEQYQKFTWEEIVSATSSFSEKFKIGMGAYGTVYKCDLHHTTAAVKVLHSKENSNSKQFQKELEILSKVRHPHLLILLGACPDNCCLIYEYMENGSLEDRLFRLNNTPPIPWFERVRIAWEVASALAFLHNAKPKPIVHRDLKPANILLDHNLISKIGDVGLSTILQSDVSYATTMQADTGPVGTLCYIDPEYQRTGLISPKSDVYAFGMVILQLLTAKPAIALTHKMETAIDEGHLSEILDSSAGNWPHDETKELALLGLSCAELRRRDRPDLKEKVLPVLERLKGVADKARDAILSSRLTPPYHFMCPIVKEVMVEPCVAADGYTYDRGAIEKWLELNDKSPMTNLPLPNKNLLPNYSLLSAIMEWKSNNR